Proteins found in one Persephonella sp. genomic segment:
- a CDS encoding ABC transporter permease yields MRELLYYIKKNRLAYVSLYILGIFYILAVFADFIAPYPYDIQHRDTPYHPPTQIHFFDKDGRFHIRPFVYRYELVDPVYKKYKIDYTTKYPVYFFVKGEKHYLLGIIPTDIHLFGVKEGRIFLLGADHLGRDIFSRLLYGGRVSLSIGIVGVLVSFTIGAIVGGISGYFGGRIDNILMRISEIVMSFPGFYLMLALRAVFPITLSSVQVYFLIVIILSFIGWAGLARVIRGMVLSIREQEFVLAAKSYGASSIRIITRHIIPNTFSYLLIAATLSIPGYILGESALSLLGLGIQEPYSSWGNMLASARSISAISQYPWILSPGIAIFITILAFNLLGDALRDALDPKLRKNL; encoded by the coding sequence ATGAGAGAGCTTTTATACTACATAAAGAAAAACAGATTAGCATATGTTTCCCTGTATATTCTGGGCATATTTTACATTCTTGCTGTTTTTGCAGACTTTATAGCCCCTTATCCGTATGATATTCAGCACAGGGATACTCCTTATCACCCTCCTACACAGATACATTTTTTTGATAAAGACGGCAGGTTTCACATCAGACCTTTCGTTTACAGGTATGAGCTTGTTGATCCTGTTTATAAAAAATACAAAATAGATTATACAACAAAATATCCTGTGTATTTTTTTGTAAAAGGTGAAAAACATTATCTTCTGGGGATTATCCCAACAGATATACACCTTTTTGGCGTTAAGGAAGGCAGAATATTCCTGCTGGGAGCAGATCATTTAGGCAGAGATATCTTTTCAAGACTTCTTTACGGGGGAAGGGTCTCCCTTTCTATAGGTATTGTAGGGGTTCTTGTATCATTTACTATAGGGGCGATTGTAGGAGGAATATCAGGATATTTTGGAGGGAGGATAGACAACATCTTAATGAGAATATCAGAGATAGTTATGTCTTTTCCCGGTTTTTACCTCATGCTTGCCCTCAGGGCTGTATTTCCTATTACTTTATCTTCTGTTCAGGTTTACTTTTTGATTGTGATAATCCTTTCATTTATTGGCTGGGCAGGTCTTGCAAGGGTCATAAGGGGAATGGTTTTATCTATAAGAGAGCAAGAGTTTGTTCTCGCAGCAAAAAGTTATGGTGCTTCTTCCATAAGGATAATCACAAGACATATAATACCCAACACCTTTTCATATCTTCTTATTGCTGCTACCCTATCAATTCCCGGATACATACTGGGCGAAAGTGCCCTGTCACTTCTTGGACTTGGGATACAGGAACCTTACTCAAGTTGGGGAAACATGCTTGCGTCTGCAAGAAGCATATCAGCAATATCCCAGTATCCATGGATACTATCGCCGGGAATAGCGATATTTATAACTATACTTGCTTTCAACCTTCTGGGGGACGCACTTAGAGATGCACTTGATCCGAAATTGAGAAAAAATCTGTAA
- a CDS encoding C39 family peptidase produces the protein MVKGKGVLILSIFLTILLSPVLFPCRAFFSYGQERKATVPVIIGSSFGKIYIRPAVKPLNEIKMKNVVRQKLDFSCGSATVATIFKYYLGLDVTEEQVINGLFKVGNVKKIIQRKGFSLLDIKKLATALGYRSAGYKTDLKGLISLNKPAIVSIVIGKYKHFVIFKGFKDGKVFLADPSRGNTVMTAWDFEKAWYKKIALVIFPKDEKAKFGISDDELSYVKSDFMRQSLYREAIPGYKTFTDF, from the coding sequence ATGGTTAAGGGAAAAGGAGTTTTAATCCTATCAATCTTTCTCACTATTCTTTTATCCCCCGTCCTTTTCCCTTGCCGTGCCTTTTTTAGCTATGGTCAGGAAAGAAAAGCGACAGTTCCTGTTATTATTGGTAGCAGTTTTGGAAAAATTTATATCAGACCTGCCGTAAAACCCCTTAACGAAATAAAAATGAAAAATGTTGTCCGTCAAAAACTTGATTTCAGTTGTGGTTCTGCAACTGTTGCTACAATATTCAAATACTACCTTGGACTTGATGTGACTGAAGAACAGGTAATTAACGGTCTTTTTAAAGTTGGAAATGTAAAAAAAATAATACAGAGAAAAGGATTTTCTCTTCTTGATATAAAAAAGCTTGCTACAGCTTTAGGCTACAGGTCTGCAGGATATAAAACAGACCTGAAAGGTCTTATCAGCCTGAATAAACCTGCGATAGTTTCTATTGTTATAGGTAAATACAAACATTTTGTGATATTTAAAGGTTTCAAAGACGGGAAAGTGTTTCTTGCCGACCCTTCAAGGGGAAATACAGTTATGACCGCATGGGATTTTGAAAAGGCATGGTACAAAAAAATAGCACTTGTAATATTTCCAAAAGATGAAAAAGCGAAGTTTGGAATATCAGATGATGAGCTGAGTTATGTAAAATCAGACTTCATGAGGCAGTCCTTATATAGAGAGGCTATA